One stretch of Bacteroidota bacterium DNA includes these proteins:
- a CDS encoding YgeY family selenium metabolism-linked hydrolase — protein MLQKIYAEAKKNERAVAGFLRELIAIKSLSSQEGNVIARVKQEMEKCKFDEITIDPMGNIIGRIGHGKHVIAFDAHVDTVDVGNPENWKVDPFKGDEKDGIIYGRGACDMKGALASIIYGGKIIKDLGLEDDYTLYVVGSVQEEDCDGLCWQYIIKEDKLRPEVVVITEPTNLAVYRGHRGRMEIEVRTKGISCHGSAPERGVNAVYKMAPIVQDIEKLNERLGGEPFLGKGTVTIAEFRSTSPSLCAVADSATIHLDRRLAATDTLESAVKEIQDLPSVKAAGAEVVVLDYAIASWKGLTYPTQKYFPTWLLPENDPVLNTGVKAFEGLFGEKPVVSRWVFSTNGVAVMGMHGIKCIGFGPGNEIYAHMATEHIPVEHLVKASAWYAAFPKTYLTETK, from the coding sequence ATGTTACAAAAAATCTATGCTGAAGCAAAAAAGAATGAACGGGCTGTCGCCGGTTTCCTTCGCGAATTAATTGCTATAAAATCACTCAGCTCGCAGGAGGGGAATGTTATTGCGCGAGTAAAACAGGAAATGGAGAAATGTAAATTTGACGAGATCACCATCGATCCGATGGGAAATATCATAGGCCGTATCGGACACGGAAAACATGTGATTGCATTTGATGCGCATGTGGATACAGTCGACGTCGGCAATCCCGAAAACTGGAAAGTTGATCCGTTCAAAGGAGATGAAAAAGATGGTATCATTTATGGAAGAGGAGCATGCGATATGAAAGGAGCACTCGCATCAATCATTTACGGCGGAAAGATTATTAAAGACCTCGGTCTGGAAGACGATTATACGTTGTATGTAGTCGGAAGTGTTCAAGAAGAAGATTGCGACGGACTATGTTGGCAATACATCATCAAAGAGGATAAACTCCGTCCTGAAGTTGTGGTGATTACTGAACCGACCAATCTCGCCGTCTATCGCGGCCACCGTGGACGGATGGAGATCGAAGTCCGCACAAAAGGAATTTCCTGTCACGGGTCTGCACCAGAACGGGGAGTGAATGCTGTCTACAAAATGGCGCCGATCGTTCAAGATATCGAAAAATTGAATGAGCGACTTGGAGGCGAACCATTCCTCGGAAAGGGAACTGTGACAATCGCTGAATTCCGTTCAACCTCTCCTTCACTCTGTGCGGTTGCTGATTCGGCAACAATACATTTAGACCGCCGCCTTGCCGCAACAGATACACTGGAATCTGCAGTAAAAGAAATTCAAGATCTGCCGAGCGTTAAGGCTGCCGGTGCGGAGGTGGTTGTTCTCGATTATGCCATTGCAAGCTGGAAAGGACTAACATATCCCACACAGAAATATTTTCCCACGTGGCTTCTACCGGAAAATGATCCGGTGCTCAATACCGGAGTAAAAGCATTTGAAGGACTGTTCGGCGAAAAACCGGTCGTCAGTCGCTGGGTGTTCAGTACGAACGGAGTTGCAGTGATGGGAATGCATGGAATAAAATGTATCGGCTTTGGACCGGGAAATGAGATTTATGCCCATATGGCAACCGAACATATTCCTGTTGAACATTTAGTGAAAGCATCAGCATGGTATGCAGCGTTTCCGAAAACATATTTAACGGAAACGAAATAG
- a CDS encoding pyridoxal-phosphate dependent enzyme yields the protein MSKIIKNINREVVKKTAKRCKEHGITIPTFAQMRDPNLIPLNVKQKLPSIGLWDVNPLNLYRITWKNDIKTGGFGGVNYFEIPKAITGVNARIIGIVGKYFPTGAHKVGAAFGCLVPRLVSGEFDPEKHKAVWPSTGNYCRGGAFDCRLLDCTPIAILPEGMSKERFVWLKEIGAEVIATPGTESNVKEIYDKCWELKKDPLNIIFNQFEEFGNPIWHYNVTGPALEEAFQDLRIKDGNAAAYISATGSAGTIGAGDYLKKLHPNLKIVASEALQCPTLLMNGFGEHRIEGIGDKHVPWVHNVRNTDTVSAIDDEDCMRVLRLFNEAEGRKYLKSQGVSEMVLDQLTLMGISSISNMLSAIKTAKYFEFGSDDVVLTIFTDSADMYKSRVEELRLERGSYTSMDAAKDHAAPLMHQSIDYYKELSYYDKKAIHNLKYFTWVEQQGKSSDELREQWYPEYWRSLFEDEVAEFDKLITEFNAMM from the coding sequence ATGTCAAAAATAATTAAAAACATAAATCGTGAAGTTGTAAAAAAGACAGCGAAGCGATGTAAAGAACACGGAATTACCATTCCCACATTTGCTCAAATGAGAGATCCCAATCTGATCCCATTAAATGTGAAACAAAAACTTCCGTCCATTGGATTGTGGGATGTGAATCCGCTGAATTTATACAGGATTACTTGGAAAAACGATATAAAGACCGGAGGTTTTGGCGGAGTAAATTATTTTGAAATTCCCAAAGCCATTACCGGTGTCAACGCGCGGATTATTGGTATCGTCGGAAAATATTTTCCGACCGGTGCACATAAGGTTGGTGCTGCGTTCGGATGCTTGGTTCCACGATTGGTGAGCGGTGAATTCGATCCGGAAAAACATAAAGCGGTCTGGCCATCCACGGGAAATTACTGCAGAGGAGGTGCATTCGATTGCCGCTTGCTGGATTGCACACCTATTGCCATCCTTCCCGAAGGGATGTCGAAAGAACGTTTTGTATGGTTAAAAGAGATCGGCGCTGAAGTGATTGCGACACCCGGAACAGAATCCAACGTGAAAGAAATTTACGATAAATGCTGGGAGTTGAAAAAGGATCCTCTCAACATCATCTTTAACCAGTTTGAAGAATTTGGAAATCCTATCTGGCATTACAATGTGACAGGCCCTGCATTAGAAGAAGCATTTCAAGATCTCAGAATAAAAGATGGAAATGCTGCAGCCTATATTTCTGCAACCGGTTCAGCTGGGACAATCGGTGCAGGAGATTATCTCAAGAAGCTCCATCCGAATCTTAAAATCGTTGCCAGTGAAGCATTGCAGTGCCCCACATTGTTGATGAACGGATTTGGTGAACATCGCATTGAAGGGATCGGCGATAAACATGTTCCATGGGTTCACAATGTTCGCAATACGGATACCGTCTCTGCAATTGATGATGAGGATTGTATGCGGGTGCTCCGATTATTTAACGAGGCCGAAGGGCGGAAATATTTAAAATCGCAAGGCGTTTCCGAAATGGTACTGGATCAATTGACCTTAATGGGTATTTCCAGTATTTCGAACATGCTTTCAGCAATTAAAACGGCAAAATATTTCGAGTTTGGATCGGATGATGTTGTTTTGACAATCTTTACTGATTCAGCGGATATGTATAAATCTCGCGTTGAAGAACTTCGTCTTGAGCGTGGTTCATACACTTCCATGGATGCGGCAAAAGATCACGCAGCACCGTTGATGCATCAAAGTATAGACTATTACAAGGAACTTTCTTATTACGATAAAAAGGCTATTCATAATCTGAAATATTTTACATGGGTCGAACAGCAGGGAAAATCATCGGATGAGCTGCGCGAACAATGGTATCCGGAATACTGGCGTTCCTTATTTGAAGATGAGGTTGCAGAATTTGACAAACTCATCACAGAGTTTAATGCGATGATGTAA
- the ygeW gene encoding knotted carbamoyltransferase YgeW gives MQQAFQTQFNILSSLKTNMFNKDFLLTWERTDDELKAVLTVAQLLKDMHKAGMSLRTFDTGLAISIFRDNSTRTRFSYASAANALGLGLSELDEEKSQIAHGETVRETANMISFLAEVIGIRDDMFLGEGNSYMREFGAAIQEGYENGILHQRPTVLNLQCDIDHPTQALADLMQLKNTFGSLENLRGKKIAMTWAYSPSYGKPLSVPQGIIGLMSRYGMDVSLAYPEGYGLIPDVLEQAKKQSTQTGGKFEIVNSMEDAFKDADIVYPKSWAPFNVMQRRTVLLNNNDKPGLKELEKECLANNAKFKNWECDEKKMKLTKKGEALYMHCLPADISGVSCTEGEVSKGVFEKYRLSTYAEAGYKPFVIAALMFLTRMENPNDKMKQLLESNKNRR, from the coding sequence ATGCAACAAGCATTTCAAACACAGTTTAATATACTCTCAAGTCTTAAAACGAATATGTTTAACAAGGATTTTCTGTTGACATGGGAACGGACTGATGATGAATTAAAAGCAGTGTTAACCGTAGCACAATTACTGAAAGATATGCACAAAGCGGGGATGTCTTTGCGCACATTCGACACGGGACTTGCGATTTCAATTTTTCGTGACAATTCAACCCGCACACGCTTCAGTTACGCATCGGCAGCAAATGCTCTCGGTTTAGGTCTGTCTGAGCTTGACGAAGAAAAATCACAAATTGCTCACGGCGAAACGGTGCGTGAAACGGCGAATATGATTTCCTTTCTAGCCGAAGTGATCGGTATTCGGGATGATATGTTCCTGGGTGAAGGAAATTCATATATGCGTGAATTTGGTGCTGCCATTCAGGAGGGATATGAAAATGGGATACTGCATCAACGGCCTACGGTCCTAAATTTACAATGCGATATCGATCATCCCACCCAGGCGCTTGCAGATCTTATGCAGCTCAAAAATACATTTGGTTCACTGGAAAATTTACGAGGGAAAAAAATTGCAATGACGTGGGCATATTCCCCAAGTTATGGCAAACCGCTCTCAGTGCCGCAGGGAATTATTGGATTGATGTCACGTTATGGCATGGATGTCTCCCTGGCATATCCCGAAGGATATGGATTGATCCCGGATGTGCTTGAACAAGCAAAAAAACAATCTACACAGACGGGCGGAAAATTTGAGATCGTCAATTCGATGGAAGACGCATTCAAGGATGCAGACATCGTCTATCCAAAATCGTGGGCACCGTTCAATGTGATGCAGCGAAGGACGGTTCTTCTGAACAATAACGACAAGCCGGGTTTGAAAGAATTGGAAAAGGAATGTCTTGCCAATAATGCAAAATTTAAAAACTGGGAATGCGATGAGAAGAAAATGAAGCTGACGAAAAAAGGGGAAGCGTTATATATGCACTGTCTTCCAGCCGATATTTCCGGTGTAAGTTGTACCGAAGGTGAAGTATCCAAAGGTGTATTCGAAAAGTATCGTCTCTCCACGTACGCTGAAGCGGGGTACAAACCGTTCGTTATTGCTGCTTTGATGTTTTTGACACGGATGGAAAATCCGAATGATAAAATGAAACAGCTGTTGGAATCAAATAAAAACAGAAGATAG
- the xdh gene encoding selenium-dependent xanthine dehydrogenase, translating into MSTTQFVLNGKEFEAAVDEQISLMDVLREQAGLISPKNGCAPQGSCGCCVVIVDGKAVSSCAVPAKNVQGKNVITLEGLDEKERDIFSKAFVLSAGMQCGFCTPGIVMRAKSLIQKNPAPSRTEIAVALNNHICRCTGYVKIIDAIDLAAKAFNGIPLPKPDYSGKIGSSLPRMDGEKFAMGERPYIDDIVMPQMLYAAFLFSPHPRIKINKIDCSNAEQSAEVVRVIKANDVPGERKQGLIYKDWPLLHAEGEITHCIGDILAMVVANDNRSAHKAVEKIQLEYEILPGVFNPEEALQPNAPQVHAHHVNLLSNSIIKRGDVDQALADSAFVETRTFETQVIEHAFLEPESSIAFLTNDTIEVLSQGQGVFDDRKQIASFLNLPEEKVKVTLITNGGAFGGKEDLSIQAHVALAAMLIGKPVKATLTREESIRLHPKRHPIKMTYTVGCDVNGKLTAVRARMIGDKGAYASVGTKVLERAAGHACGPYNILNSDVEAKAVYTNNLPCGAMRGFGANQASFAIEGMMDILAEKVGIDGWEMRWRNVVDVGDTFCTGQVFERAVGIKKTLLAVKDVYYSSKYVGIGCGIKNVGIGNGMPEYGQAIVTVHPDESITINTGFTEMGQGFCTVMIQFFSDVTGIDPRKVRVDIDTTQPTPCGMTTASRATVLGGRAVIKAAQELKKDLDVGRNLSELQGKKYFGEVVIDYTTALEAKTNKPITHMTFGFATQVCILDEQGHVKKIVAAHDVGRIINRKLLEGQMEGAIHMGLGYALTEELKQKNGMPESFKLRSLGILRAKDMPETEVIFVEEHESEGPFGAKGVGEIGLVPTAGAVAGALYKFDGIRRFTLPMKDSPAAKLMYK; encoded by the coding sequence ATGAGCACTACACAGTTTGTGTTGAACGGAAAAGAGTTTGAAGCGGCAGTGGATGAGCAGATCTCATTGATGGATGTTCTGCGCGAACAAGCCGGATTAATCTCTCCAAAAAATGGCTGTGCACCTCAAGGTTCCTGCGGATGTTGTGTGGTGATTGTTGATGGTAAAGCTGTTTCGTCGTGCGCCGTTCCGGCAAAGAACGTGCAAGGGAAAAATGTTATTACACTTGAAGGACTTGATGAAAAGGAACGAGATATTTTCTCAAAAGCATTTGTGCTTTCTGCCGGTATGCAATGTGGCTTCTGCACACCCGGTATTGTGATGCGTGCAAAAAGTCTTATTCAAAAAAATCCCGCCCCAAGCAGAACAGAAATTGCCGTTGCATTGAATAATCATATCTGCCGATGTACGGGCTATGTGAAGATTATCGATGCAATTGATTTAGCCGCAAAAGCATTCAATGGTATTCCGTTACCTAAGCCTGATTACTCCGGGAAGATTGGTTCCAGCCTGCCAAGAATGGATGGTGAAAAGTTCGCAATGGGTGAACGTCCGTACATTGATGATATTGTGATGCCCCAGATGTTGTATGCTGCCTTTCTCTTTTCACCTCATCCTCGAATAAAAATTAACAAGATTGATTGCTCCAACGCAGAGCAATCTGCAGAAGTCGTACGCGTTATCAAGGCAAACGATGTTCCCGGCGAGCGGAAGCAGGGTCTTATTTATAAAGACTGGCCGCTGCTTCACGCGGAAGGGGAAATTACCCATTGCATCGGTGATATTTTGGCAATGGTTGTTGCAAACGATAATCGCTCTGCTCATAAAGCAGTTGAAAAAATACAATTAGAATATGAGATTCTTCCCGGCGTGTTCAATCCGGAGGAAGCATTGCAACCGAATGCTCCTCAAGTGCATGCGCATCATGTGAATCTTTTGTCCAATTCCATCATCAAGCGTGGCGATGTTGATCAGGCATTGGCAGATTCAGCCTTCGTTGAGACGAGAACATTCGAAACGCAGGTGATTGAACATGCATTTCTCGAACCGGAAAGTTCCATTGCATTTCTCACCAACGACACTATTGAAGTGTTAAGCCAGGGACAAGGTGTGTTCGACGATAGAAAACAGATCGCTTCGTTTCTCAATCTACCGGAAGAAAAAGTAAAAGTGACGCTCATAACCAATGGAGGAGCGTTTGGTGGAAAAGAAGATCTGAGCATTCAGGCTCATGTAGCGCTTGCCGCAATGTTGATTGGAAAACCGGTGAAAGCAACATTAACTCGGGAAGAGAGTATCCGACTTCATCCGAAACGTCATCCGATAAAAATGACATACACCGTCGGATGTGATGTGAACGGTAAATTGACCGCCGTGCGTGCACGGATGATAGGTGATAAGGGAGCGTATGCATCTGTTGGTACAAAAGTGTTGGAGCGCGCAGCCGGACATGCGTGTGGGCCGTATAATATTTTGAATTCAGATGTTGAAGCAAAAGCAGTCTACACTAACAATCTTCCGTGCGGAGCAATGCGTGGATTCGGAGCAAATCAGGCTTCGTTTGCCATTGAAGGAATGATGGACATCCTTGCAGAAAAAGTGGGTATTGACGGATGGGAAATGCGCTGGAGAAATGTTGTGGATGTGGGTGACACATTTTGTACTGGTCAGGTTTTTGAACGCGCTGTTGGGATAAAGAAAACGCTTCTTGCAGTGAAAGATGTTTACTATTCATCAAAATATGTCGGTATCGGCTGCGGAATAAAAAACGTCGGCATCGGAAACGGTATGCCGGAGTATGGACAAGCGATCGTCACTGTCCATCCCGATGAATCGATTACAATCAATACCGGTTTTACAGAGATGGGACAAGGTTTCTGTACGGTGATGATTCAATTTTTCAGCGATGTCACGGGAATCGATCCGAGAAAAGTTCGCGTCGATATCGATACAACACAACCGACTCCCTGCGGGATGACTACTGCTTCGAGAGCAACTGTTCTTGGCGGTCGTGCGGTGATCAAAGCGGCGCAAGAATTGAAAAAGGATCTTGATGTTGGCAGGAACCTTAGCGAATTGCAAGGGAAGAAATATTTCGGCGAAGTTGTCATCGATTACACGACAGCGCTTGAAGCGAAAACGAATAAACCGATTACCCATATGACATTTGGTTTTGCCACTCAGGTCTGCATACTTGATGAACAAGGTCATGTGAAAAAAATTGTTGCTGCACACGATGTCGGCAGAATTATAAATAGAAAATTGTTGGAGGGACAGATGGAGGGGGCCATCCATATGGGATTGGGCTATGCACTCACAGAAGAATTGAAACAAAAAAACGGCATGCCTGAATCGTTTAAGCTGCGTTCGCTTGGGATACTGCGGGCAAAAGATATGCCGGAGACAGAAGTGATTTTTGTTGAAGAACACGAATCCGAAGGTCCTTTTGGTGCAAAAGGTGTTGGAGAAATTGGTCTTGTCCCGACAGCCGGAGCAGTGGCAGGAGCATTATATAAATTTGATGGTATTCGTCGTTTCACATTGCCGATGAAGGATTCTCCGGCAGCAAAATTGATGTATAAATAA
- a CDS encoding 4Fe-4S dicluster domain-containing protein has translation MAELVPISFSTLLRRIYYEYTKTNAIFDLPARKFYSPSVEENLAVISSGNPAANPVGPAAGPHTQLAQNIALSWLAGARIIELKTVQIKDQLELTRPCIDMATIGYNTEWSQELRLEESLREYVKASMIVEILKRWLFLDVSNSKFTSTQFDTIYDVSVGYDLAGIQSSQIRSWLKMMNDASVLVEELRKEIPNEFEQYRDLPFNTKISDSITLSTFHGTPAGEIERISEFLLTEMGFHVVVKMNPPMLGRPRLEHLLYDKLGYTDITVNSKAYDVNIHFNDAVAMMKRLQHTAIKNGRTIGVKFGNTLEVMNKGNFLKDKVQYLSGQPLHILHLSLVEEWRNHFDAAFPVSFSAGVDANNFSDCVSIGLVPVTTCTDLLRPGGYGRLPKYLTNLEQSMKMVEATTIDEFIVRTAKKSGCQSENLQDAILHNTKALVTKSIANPRYHFSNNQKVPRKIGTSLKLFDCINCDKCIPVCPNDANFYFEIEPVEMEYENIEITSEGWKKSFGGKLSIVEKHQIGTFADACNECGNCDVFCPEDGGPYIEKPRFFGSLDAYRKWNTLSGFALQFDKNKVILLGRFKDQEFELHLDIMKSTSLFKNSEFQVSIGSNGYEIVNAIGIISTQIDMRYYVVMSTLLKGIMNSSKINFVNVQFHAINEKDVVIH, from the coding sequence ATGGCAGAACTCGTTCCAATATCATTCAGCACTCTATTGCGACGGATCTATTACGAGTATACGAAGACCAATGCGATCTTCGATCTGCCGGCACGAAAATTTTACTCTCCATCTGTTGAAGAAAACCTTGCCGTAATTTCCTCTGGAAATCCAGCCGCAAATCCCGTAGGTCCAGCTGCCGGACCTCACACACAACTCGCGCAAAATATCGCACTTTCCTGGCTTGCGGGTGCACGCATCATCGAATTAAAAACCGTTCAAATTAAAGATCAACTTGAACTTACTCGTCCTTGCATCGATATGGCGACGATTGGTTATAACACGGAATGGTCGCAGGAACTGCGTCTGGAGGAATCTCTCCGTGAATATGTAAAAGCGAGTATGATCGTCGAGATTTTGAAACGTTGGCTCTTTCTTGATGTTTCAAATTCGAAATTCACATCGACACAATTCGATACGATCTATGACGTAAGTGTCGGATACGATCTTGCCGGAATTCAGTCATCGCAAATTCGTTCGTGGTTGAAAATGATGAACGATGCCTCTGTTCTTGTTGAAGAATTGCGAAAAGAGATTCCGAATGAATTCGAACAATACCGTGATCTTCCATTCAATACAAAAATTTCGGACAGCATCACCCTTTCAACATTTCACGGAACACCTGCCGGTGAGATCGAACGAATCAGTGAATTCTTATTGACGGAAATGGGATTTCATGTTGTCGTAAAGATGAATCCACCGATGCTCGGTAGACCTCGTCTTGAGCATTTGCTCTATGATAAACTCGGTTACACAGATATCACGGTGAATTCAAAAGCATACGATGTGAATATTCACTTTAACGATGCGGTTGCCATGATGAAACGACTGCAGCATACGGCAATAAAAAATGGCAGAACGATTGGCGTAAAATTCGGTAATACTTTAGAAGTGATGAACAAAGGGAATTTTCTGAAAGACAAAGTGCAGTATCTTTCCGGGCAACCGTTGCATATTCTTCATCTTTCGCTCGTTGAAGAGTGGCGGAATCATTTTGATGCTGCATTCCCCGTATCGTTTTCCGCTGGAGTTGATGCAAATAATTTTTCGGACTGCGTCTCCATTGGTCTTGTTCCAGTAACCACATGTACCGATCTGCTTCGACCTGGCGGCTATGGAAGACTCCCCAAATATTTGACTAATCTTGAACAGTCGATGAAAATGGTCGAAGCAACAACGATTGATGAATTTATCGTTCGCACGGCAAAAAAGAGTGGTTGCCAATCTGAAAATCTTCAGGATGCAATTCTGCATAATACAAAAGCACTTGTAACAAAAAGCATTGCAAATCCCCGCTATCATTTTTCGAACAATCAAAAAGTGCCAAGAAAAATCGGCACCTCACTGAAATTATTTGATTGCATCAATTGTGATAAGTGTATTCCCGTCTGCCCAAACGATGCCAATTTTTATTTTGAAATCGAGCCGGTCGAGATGGAATATGAAAATATTGAAATCACCTCTGAGGGATGGAAGAAATCCTTTGGAGGGAAATTATCGATTGTGGAAAAACATCAAATCGGCACATTTGCCGATGCATGCAACGAATGCGGAAATTGTGATGTTTTTTGCCCAGAAGATGGCGGGCCATATATTGAAAAACCAAGATTTTTTGGTTCACTAGACGCGTATAGGAAATGGAATACATTGAGTGGATTTGCTTTGCAATTCGATAAAAACAAAGTTATTCTCTTGGGAAGATTTAAGGATCAAGAATTTGAGTTGCATCTTGATATAATGAAATCAACGTCGCTGTTCAAAAACAGCGAATTTCAAGTGAGTATTGGATCCAACGGATATGAAATTGTGAATGCCATCGGCATAATTTCAACACAAATTGATATGCGGTATTACGTTGTGATGTCCACATTGCTGAAGGGGATTATGAACAGCTCAAAAATAAATTTTGTGAATGTGCAATTTCATGCAATAAATGAAAAGGATGTTGTGATACACTAA
- the ssnA gene encoding putative aminohydrolase SsnA: MLLKNATCVTLSSPSIEKIDFRIEDGKITSCAKKLLPQNNEEVIDLYGKIVLPGFVNAHTHLYSSLSRGMPSPKSSPKNFLEILKKIWWKLDQALDEETIYYSALVGAIEAVQCGTTTIIDHHASPNAIHGSLDIIKEAVSKVGIRGVLCYEVTDRGGKKKRDEGIAENARFIKGNKENTFFRGLVGAHASFTLSDESLSLCSELVVAENTGIHIHVAEDLCDVHDAKAKYHCSIVERLSRNNLLSRKSIFAHCIHLSQKDYSRLNKSQAWLVHNPRSNMNNNVGYAPIHQFKKRGMIGTDGFPSDMIEEAKIAFLKRQDSGQKEKIDFSHLISGGQQCISEIFASSFGTLAKNSVADLIVLDYTAPTSMMPENILGHYLFGMRSANIESVMVDGKWIMKNRILPGIDIEALYSEADKKSKKMWIKMMETVP, translated from the coding sequence ATGTTATTAAAGAATGCAACATGTGTAACTCTCTCCTCACCATCAATTGAAAAAATTGATTTCCGAATTGAGGATGGGAAAATAACTTCATGCGCAAAGAAGCTTCTTCCCCAAAACAATGAAGAAGTAATTGATCTGTATGGGAAGATTGTTTTGCCAGGTTTCGTAAATGCGCATACACATTTGTATTCATCTCTTTCCCGAGGAATGCCTTCGCCGAAATCTTCGCCGAAAAATTTCCTTGAGATACTGAAAAAAATCTGGTGGAAACTTGATCAAGCACTTGATGAAGAGACAATTTATTATAGCGCGTTGGTAGGAGCTATAGAGGCGGTTCAATGTGGAACTACAACAATCATCGATCACCATGCTTCTCCGAATGCGATTCATGGCTCGCTGGACATCATTAAAGAGGCAGTATCAAAGGTTGGGATTCGCGGAGTATTATGTTATGAAGTGACGGATCGGGGAGGGAAGAAAAAACGTGACGAGGGAATTGCTGAAAACGCACGATTTATCAAGGGAAATAAGGAAAACACATTCTTCCGTGGACTTGTCGGAGCACATGCATCGTTTACGTTAAGTGACGAATCGCTTTCGCTTTGCAGTGAACTGGTTGTTGCAGAGAATACCGGTATACATATTCACGTAGCGGAAGATCTGTGTGATGTTCATGATGCCAAAGCGAAGTATCATTGCAGTATCGTGGAGCGCCTTTCACGAAATAATCTTCTCTCACGCAAGTCGATCTTCGCACACTGCATTCATCTTTCTCAAAAAGATTATTCCCGCCTTAATAAATCACAAGCATGGCTGGTGCACAATCCACGCTCGAATATGAACAATAATGTTGGATATGCGCCGATTCATCAATTCAAAAAACGAGGAATGATTGGTACAGATGGATTCCCTTCTGATATGATTGAAGAGGCGAAGATTGCTTTTTTAAAACGGCAAGATTCCGGTCAAAAAGAAAAAATTGATTTTTCGCATCTCATTTCAGGTGGTCAACAGTGTATTTCCGAGATTTTCGCGTCATCGTTTGGAACACTGGCGAAAAACAGCGTAGCAGATCTTATCGTTTTAGATTATACAGCGCCGACATCGATGATGCCAGAAAATATTCTTGGACATTATTTGTTTGGAATGCGCTCAGCAAATATTGAATCCGTTATGGTAGACGGGAAGTGGATTATGAAAAACAGGATTCTGCCGGGCATCGATATTGAAGCGTTGTATTCAGAAGCGGATAAAAAGTCCAAAAAAATGTGGATCAAAATGATGGAGACCGTCCCATGA